From Deltaproteobacteria bacterium:
TTCTGAGCCCGAGGCGGCGCGCCGAATACGAGTCGAGGAGGTAGCTCCTGAGCACGCCGCGCTCGACCACGACCCGGCGCTCTTGCCGCACCCCCTCGCCGTCGAACGGCCGCGACGCCGGGCCGGCGGGCCGGAGCGGGTCGTCGACCACGGTGACGGCGTCCGAGGCGACCTGCTCGCCCAGGCAGTCGAGCAGGAACGACATGCGCCGGTAGAGCGCCGAGCCGGCGATGGCGCCCGCCAGGTGGCGGAGGAGGCTCGCCGCGGTCTCGGGGTCGAAGACGACCGGGCACGTGCAGGTGGAGGGGCGGCGCGCGCCCAGCCGGCGGAGCGCGCGGCGCGCCGCCTCGCGGCCGACCTCCGCGGGCGGCTCGAGAGCGGCGAGCTTCCGGTGCGCCGTGTACCACGAGTCGCGCTGCATGCCGCCGTCGCGCGCGGCGACCGGCACGACGGCCAGGCTCGCGGAGGAGCCGGCATAGGCGCCGGCGAAGCCGAGGCTCGACGCGTACGCGACCAGCCCGGCGTCGGCGCCGAACTCGGCGCCCTCGGAGTTGGTGATCTCGGGCGCGGCGGCGAGCGCGGCGGCCTCGGCGTCCCGCGCCCAGGCGAGCGCCTGCTCGGGCTCGAGCCGCTCGATCGCCGGATCGTGCAGGTCCAGGTCCGGCTGCGCCCCGGCGAGCTCGGCGGGGTCCGGCAGGCCGGCGTGCGGATCGGGAGTGGTCGTGCGCGCGAGCGCGACCGCGTCGCGGGCGAGCGCGGCGAGCCCCTCGGGGGTGAAGTCGGCGGTCGACACGATTGCGGTCGCGTTGCCGACGAAGACGCGCAGCCCGGCGCGCCGCTGGCGCGCGCGCGCGAGCTTCTCCACTTCGCCCAGGCGCACGCCGACCGCGAGCCCGTCACTCTCGACCGCCAGGGCGTCGGCGGCGCGCGCGCCGGCCGCGCGCGCGCGCGCGACCAGGTCGTACGCCAGCTCCCGCGGGTCGATGTCGCCGCGCGCGCGAGCGCTCTCGTCGTGCGCGCTCACGGCCGCGTGCCGCCCACGGTGAGGCCGTCGATGCGCACCGTCGGCAGGCCGACCCCGACCGGCACCGACTGCCCGTCCTTGCCGCAGGTGCCGATGCCCTCGTCGAGCCGCAGGTCCGCGCCCACGCGCGTGATGCGCGTGAGCACGTCGGGCCCGTTGCCGATGAGCGTCGCGCCGCACACCGGCCGCGTCACCTTGCCGCCCTCGATCAGGTACGCCTCGCTCGCCGAGAAGACGAACTTCCCGCTCGTGATGTCCACCTGCCCGCCGCCGAAGTAGACCGCGTAGAGGCCGCGGTCGACCGAGCGGATGATGTCCTCGGGCGCGTCCTCGCCGGCCAGCATGAAGGTGTTGGTCATGCGCGGCATGGGGAGGTGCGCGAAGCTCTCGCGCCGGCCGTTGCCGGTGGGCGGCATGCGCATGAGCGCCGCGTTGAGCCGGTCCTGGAGGTAGCCGCGCAGGATGCCGCGCTCGATCAGCACCGTGCGCTGCGTGGCCGTGCCCTCGTCGTCGACGTTGAGCGAGCCGCGGCGGCTGGCGAGCGTGCCGTCGTCGACCACCGTGCACAGCTCCGAGGCGACGCGCGTGCCGATGCGGTCGGTGAAGGCGGACACGCGCTTGCGGTTGAAGTCGCCCTCGAGGCCGTGGCCGATCGCCTCGTGCAGGAGGACGCCCGGCCAGCCCGGGCCGAGGACGACCGTCATCGTGCCCGCGGGCGCGGCCGCGGCCTCCAGGTTGGTGAGCGCCTGCCGGGCCGCCTCGCGCGCGAAGCGCTCGGCGCGGCCGTCGAGCAGGGTGTCGAACACGAAGCGCCCGCCGCCCCCGTAGCTGCCCTGCTCGCGCCGGCCGCCGCGCTCCGCGATGCAGGTGACGCTCAAGTGCACGAGCGGCCGCACGTCGCCCACCACCGCGCCCGCGGAGGTGACGACCAGGATGACGCGGTACTCGAGCCCGATGCCGGCGAGCACGTTGGTGATGGAGGGGTCGATGGCGCGCGCGGCCGCGTCGAGGCGCTGGAGGAGCGCCACCTGGTCCGCGGGCGGCGTGTCGATGGGCGGGCGGGCGACCGGGTAGAGGTCGTGCGCGGCGGCGGCCGCGCGCGTGGCGGGGAGCGCGGCCGTCGCGCTGTGCTCGTCGGCGATCGCCCGGGCCGTGCGCGCCGCCAGCTCGAGCCGCTCGAGCGAGACCTCGTCGGAGTGCGCGTAGCCGCTGCGCGCGCCGGCGACCACGCGCACGCCCACGCCCTGGCTCACGTTGCGCGTGGCCTTCTTCACCACGCCCTCCTCGAGCGACGCGGTCTGGTTCACGCGGAACTCGAAGTAGAGGTCGGCGAAGTCGGCGCGCCGCTCGAGCGCCGTGCCCAGGATGCGCTCGAGCGCGCGGTCGGAGAGCCCGAAGCGCTCGTGGAAGAACCGCTCGGGCCGCACCACCTCCATGCCCCCGACGGTACCAGACGGTCCGCCGGCGCGCCACCGCGTGCGCGTCGACCAAAATAGCTATGGACAGCCGTCCGAGCAGGTGACATAAGGGAAAGGTTCATCCGCTGCATGGCTACCGTCGCCAGCCGCGGCGCTCTGACGAGCCTGCTCGGGGCGCTCGACCGCCCGGGGCCGCTCATCATCTTGCCGCACGACAACCCCGATCCGGACGCGCTCGCGAGCGCAGCCGCGCTCAAGTTTCTGACCGCGAGGCTGTCCAGGAAAGAGGCGCTGATCGGCCTCGGCGGCATCGTCGGGCGGGCCGAGAACCGCGCCATGCTCACCTACCTGAACATCACGCTCGTGCCGGTGGGCGAGGTGGCGTTCGACGGTGACACCGCCGTCGTGCTGGTCGACACGCAGCCCGGCCGCAGCAACAACTCGCTGCCCGAGGGCGTCGTGCCGGTCGCCGTGATCGACCATCACCCGGCGTACGACGACTACCGCCGGGTCCCCTTCCTCGACCTCCGCGACCAGTACGGGGCGACCTCGACCATCGTGACCGAGTACCTGCGCGAGTCGAAGCTCGTGCCCGAGGCGAAGATCGCGACCGCGCTCTTCTACGGCATCGCCGCCGAGACGCAGGACCTCGGGCGCGAAGCGACGGCGGCCGACATCGAGGCGAGCCATTTCCTCTACCCGTACACCAACAAGCGCCGGCTGGCGAAGATCGAGAACGCGCGCGTGCCGCGCGAGTACTTCCGCGTCTTCCGCGAGGCGATCGAGCGCGCCACGCTCTACGACAAGGTCGTCGTCTCGATGCTCGGCGAGGTGCAGTACCCCGACATGGTGGCGGAGGTGGCGGACTTCCTCCTCCGCCTCGACCAGGTGGAGTGGGCGGCGGCGGTCGGCACTTTCGGGAGCTGCCTCCACTGCTCGGTCCGCACCATCGACCGCGAAGTGAACGCCGGCGATCTCCTCCAGCGCGTGCTCGGCAGCCGCTCGGCCGGCGGCCACGACATGATCGCGGGCGGCCGCCTGCACGTCGGCGACGACCCGGCGGCGCGCGAGCGCGCCGCGGCCATGGTGCGGGACCGCCTCCTCGGCGCGCTCGGCGTCGATCCGGCGGTCGGGCAGCCGCTGGTGGGCTGAGGCGGGCGCGCCGGATTGCGGCGCCCGCGCCCCCGAGGCACGATGTGTCCGTGCCTTCGGCCATCGACATCATCAAGCGCCGGCTCAAGGAGGACCGCGTCCCCGACGCGCCCGACGAGATCGGCGAGAAGAAGAAGCGGCCGCGCGAGGTCGCCTTCATGGACGTGAACCTCTGCTGGCCGTGCGGCAAGTGCCCGGAGTTCTGTCCGGTCGCGTGCATCGAGTACCTGGCGCCGGGCAGCCTGCCCGGCCGCGGCCAGCAGCCGGTCCAGGATCGCTTCCAGGAGTGCATCGGCTGCTACATCTGCGTCGAGGTGTGCGCGCTCCTGACCGACTACGACGCCGTCCGGATGTACGACGTCGATCTCGTCGAGCAGCTCCTCGGCGCCGAGGTCGGCGACCGGAAGCCCGTCCACTACATCCCGGCCGAGGCCTACGAGGAGTACTTCTCCGAGGGCGGCGGGCGCAGCGTGCGCCACCTCGGCAAGGGCTCGCGCATCCGCGACAAGATGAACGCCGAGGAGCGCGCGATCATCGCGCGCGAACGGGGTTGAGCAAGGCCTGGGTCAGGCGGCGAGAGCCGCCCCGATCTCCGCGACCACGCCGCTGTCCGTCTCTCTCGCTCGCGCCGCCTCGAGCGCGCGCCGCGCGCGCGCACCGCCCAGGCGGCCGAGGGCCCACGCTGCGTGCGCGCGCACCAGCGGCTCGGGATCGGCGAGGGCGGCGGCGAGGGGGGGCACGGCGTCGGGGTTCTCGCTGTTTCCGAGCGCCACCGCCGCGTTGCGGAGGAGCCCGCGCCGCTTCGCGCGCGCGACGGCCGTCCTCCCGAAGCGCGCCCGAAAACCCGCCTCGTCGAGCGCGAGCAGCGAGGGCAGGTGCGGCGCCAGCTCCTCCCGGCCGGCCGCGTCGCGCGCGTCGCCGTTCCACGGGCACGCCTCCTGGCAGAGGTCGCAGCCGAAGACCCAGTTGTCGAGGCGCGGGCGCAGCTCGGCCGGGATCGCGCTCCGGTGCTCGATGGTGAGGTAGGAGAGGCAGCGGCGGGGGTCGATCGTGTAGCCGGGGCCGAGGGCGCCGGTCGGGCAGGCGGCGTGGCAGCGGCTGCAGGTCCCGCAATGGTCGGCGGGCAGCGGTGCCGGTGCGAGCTCGAGGTCCGTGAACAGCTCGGCCAGGAAGAAGTACGAACCGGCAGCGCGGTCGAGGAGCAGCGTGTGCCTGCCGATCCAGCCGAGGCCGGCGCGCATGGCCCACTCGCGCTCGAGCACCGGGCCGGTGTCGACGTAGCCCTCGAAGCGCGCGCCGGGGAAGGCCGCCGCGAGGCGCGCGGCGAGCGCGTCCAGGAGCGCGCCCACGCGCGCGTGATAGTCCTGGCCGAGCGCGTAGGCGGCGATCCGGCCGGTGAGCGTCACGCGCCAGTCGGAGGCCGGCGGGGGCGGCGGGCGGTAGGCGAAGGCGAGCGAGATGACGGCGCGCGCCCACGGCCGCACGGAGCGCGGGTCGATCCGCTCCGCGGTGCGCCTCGCCAGATAGCCCATCTCGCCGGCGCGTCCCTCCGCGAGCCAGGCCTCGAGGAAGGGGCCCACCGGAAGCGGGCCGAGCGGCGCCGTGCCGGCGCGGGAGAATCCCAGCGTGCGCGCCGCGGCCGCGATCGTCGCCTCGCGGGAGCGCATGACGCCCTGGTTTAGCACGCGACTGAGGCCGTCAGAAGTCTGGCTCCGGTGTCAGCGGGCCCGCCGGCGGCCGCGCGTCCCGGCAGCGCGCGCCACGCCCTGCAACGATAGCCGCGCGTGGTACATGCCTTGCTCCCGTGCACCCTCCGTGCGGCGGGTACGCGGTGCGGGATGCTGTGGTGCCCTGGTGCTGGTGCTGGTGGTGGTGGTGGTGGTGGCGGGGACGGCCAGGGCGGAGGAGGACGGCCCGCT
This genomic window contains:
- a CDS encoding TldD/PmbA family protein; protein product: MDPRELAYDLVARARAAGARAADALAVESDGLAVGVRLGEVEKLARARQRRAGLRVFVGNATAIVSTADFTPEGLAALARDAVALARTTTPDPHAGLPDPAELAGAQPDLDLHDPAIERLEPEQALAWARDAEAAALAAAPEITNSEGAEFGADAGLVAYASSLGFAGAYAGSSASLAVVPVAARDGGMQRDSWYTAHRKLAALEPPAEVGREAARRALRRLGARRPSTCTCPVVFDPETAASLLRHLAGAIAGSALYRRMSFLLDCLGEQVASDAVTVVDDPLRPAGPASRPFDGEGVRQERRVVVERGVLRSYLLDSYSARRLGLRTTGHAARSVGDAPGVAPTNFVLEPGPHAPEAIIASVRSGLYVTELIGFGVNPVTGDYSRGAVGLWIENGELAHPVEELTIAGNLRGMLRDIEMVGSDLRLRSAIAAPTLKIARMTVAGA
- the tldD gene encoding metalloprotease TldD; this encodes MEVVRPERFFHERFGLSDRALERILGTALERRADFADLYFEFRVNQTASLEEGVVKKATRNVSQGVGVRVVAGARSGYAHSDEVSLERLELAARTARAIADEHSATAALPATRAAAAAHDLYPVARPPIDTPPADQVALLQRLDAAARAIDPSITNVLAGIGLEYRVILVVTSAGAVVGDVRPLVHLSVTCIAERGGRREQGSYGGGGRFVFDTLLDGRAERFAREAARQALTNLEAAAAPAGTMTVVLGPGWPGVLLHEAIGHGLEGDFNRKRVSAFTDRIGTRVASELCTVVDDGTLASRRGSLNVDDEGTATQRTVLIERGILRGYLQDRLNAALMRMPPTGNGRRESFAHLPMPRMTNTFMLAGEDAPEDIIRSVDRGLYAVYFGGGQVDITSGKFVFSASEAYLIEGGKVTRPVCGATLIGNGPDVLTRITRVGADLRLDEGIGTCGKDGQSVPVGVGLPTVRIDGLTVGGTRP
- the queG gene encoding tRNA epoxyqueuosine(34) reductase QueG → MRSREATIAAAARTLGFSRAGTAPLGPLPVGPFLEAWLAEGRAGEMGYLARRTAERIDPRSVRPWARAVISLAFAYRPPPPPASDWRVTLTGRIAAYALGQDYHARVGALLDALAARLAAAFPGARFEGYVDTGPVLEREWAMRAGLGWIGRHTLLLDRAAGSYFFLAELFTDLELAPAPLPADHCGTCSRCHAACPTGALGPGYTIDPRRCLSYLTIEHRSAIPAELRPRLDNWVFGCDLCQEACPWNGDARDAAGREELAPHLPSLLALDEAGFRARFGRTAVARAKRRGLLRNAAVALGNSENPDAVPPLAAALADPEPLVRAHAAWALGRLGGARARRALEAARARETDSGVVAEIGAALAA